A region of Syngnathoides biaculeatus isolate LvHL_M chromosome 20, ASM1980259v1, whole genome shotgun sequence DNA encodes the following proteins:
- the LOC133493966 gene encoding uncharacterized protein LOC133493966 — translation MACSETILTFGVICRGIFICHRARPQHEIFKAPCVLLSLLASLNLCCGKFGAPITDDVSKLSLLKHNIPSDYEIPVHYIPKEVAGACWVVLNVYPLEQSLRKLANMFGADSSNKENILVFIAMLKSLRFTFDHQELETAMQVFQCHYREGSLKNELYFDYIEDILHVAGQEASNFSCKPPPCLNTANAPGDRKEGRDSRWWKRTPLLLVLVPVTACVVLIVWRVASPRHRAEDLEMAPCDAVPSVSVSIPLQRAGDTLTEEGGGGNESR, via the exons CCTGCAGTGAGACAATATTGACTTTCGGTGTTATATGCCGCGGCATTTTCATTTGCCATCGTGCCAGGCCACAGCACGAG ATCTTCAAGGCACCTTGTGTCCTCCTCAGTCTGCTCGCGAGTTTGAATCTGTGCTGTGGGAAATTCGGAGCCCCAATAACTGATGATGTGAGCAAGCTGTCGCTTCTG AAGCACAACATCCCTTCCGATTATGAGATTCCTGTTCATTACATTCCCAAAGAAGTG GCCGGTGCGTGCTGGGTGGTGCTGAACGTCTACCCTTTGGAGCAGAGTCTTCGCAAACTGGCCAACATGTTTGGCGCCGACTCCTCCAACAAGGAGAACATCCTGGTCTTCATCGCCATGCTGAAGAGTTTGCGCTTCACATTCGACCACCAGGAACTG GAAACGGCGATGCAAGTCTTCCAGTGTCACTACCGGGAGGGGAGCTTGAAGAATGAGCTGTATTTCGACTACATCGAGGATATCCTCCATGTTGCAGGTCAAGAGGCGTCCAACTTCTCCTGCAAGCCGCCGCCGTGTCTCAATACGGCAAATGCACCAG GGGATCGCAAGGAGGGTCGCGATTCCAGATGGTGGAAAAGAACGCCGTTGCTGCTGGTGCTCGTCCCTGTGACAGCTTGCGTCGTTCTCATCGTGTGGCGG GTCGCATCTCCAAGACACCGCGCTGAGGACCTGGAGATGGCGCCTTGTGACGCCGTTCCCAGCGTGTCCGTCTCCATCCCGCTTCAAAGGGCCGGCGACACGCTCACGgaggagggcggcggcggcaacGAAAGCAGATGA